A portion of the uncultured Bacteroides sp. genome contains these proteins:
- a CDS encoding RagB/SusD family nutrient uptake outer membrane protein gives MKKIYTWLCFIAASCLLCTSCDFLDVVPQSSATIDDIYKTQNKAEQMVLSCYKEIPNSFNPQAFPDWTAGNDLMTGWYGSVRWFHFKSLLYGLESPTSTYYSLWSNRAASYPVGVQTKSIWEGIRYCYNVLKNIDAVPNIDPQKLNYYKGEALFLIGYYHQLMLEYYGPVVLVESELSEGSTSAEMNVARSPYDKCVDFISQKYTDAAELLPARWPETGNYNRATAAAALGFKARLMLYAASPLVNGNSAYYANFKNSDGTPLINLTYDKEKWKKAMDAAKEGIDFCEKNGYKLYGNPTSNPQTGKDNYHYAFTGPSGKFNLDNWNEVLLGNSSQSTVSYVIKNMAPRIGVKAYSGEGFRGYLVPTFDCISRYYTKNGLPWNDDPETKNLDPYEIAPGDSTVRFHRNREPRFYASIGFDRGEYEIQGGKRILHCRRGEEQQNDGDVSHEYQSDNGYFCQKWVSKADSYDWNSKKYTNSSYVIPFLRLSELYLDYAEADFEYNGTLSNLSLSYLNKIRERCGLPTFQESWAKAGGIPTGEKLREVLHDERSIELAMEGRRFHDIRRWKIADKEMMRYQSAWNLEGKTAAEFYQLKQMKESGTRVFEAPKNYWLAIPLDQIQVNPNLVQNPGY, from the coding sequence ATAAAGAAAATATATACCTGGTTATGTTTCATTGCAGCAAGCTGTCTGCTATGTACTTCCTGTGATTTTTTGGATGTCGTTCCTCAGAGTTCGGCTACAATAGACGATATTTATAAGACCCAAAACAAAGCAGAGCAAATGGTACTTTCCTGCTATAAGGAAATACCAAACTCTTTCAATCCGCAAGCTTTCCCCGACTGGACAGCAGGAAATGACCTTATGACAGGATGGTACGGCTCCGTACGCTGGTTTCACTTTAAGAGTCTGCTTTATGGATTGGAATCTCCTACTTCCACCTATTATTCGCTGTGGAGTAACAGGGCAGCTTCTTACCCTGTTGGCGTACAGACAAAGAGCATTTGGGAAGGAATCCGTTACTGCTATAATGTATTAAAAAACATTGATGCCGTACCTAACATCGATCCTCAGAAGTTGAACTATTATAAGGGTGAAGCTTTGTTCCTGATAGGATATTATCATCAACTCATGCTGGAATATTATGGTCCGGTTGTGCTCGTAGAAAGCGAATTATCCGAAGGAAGCACGTCGGCAGAAATGAATGTGGCACGTAGCCCTTATGACAAGTGCGTTGATTTTATCTCCCAGAAATACACGGATGCAGCCGAATTACTTCCCGCCCGCTGGCCCGAAACCGGTAATTATAACCGCGCAACTGCCGCAGCCGCACTGGGCTTCAAAGCACGTCTGATGTTATATGCTGCTTCGCCATTGGTCAATGGAAACAGTGCATACTACGCCAACTTCAAGAACTCGGACGGCACTCCATTAATTAACTTGACTTACGACAAGGAAAAATGGAAAAAAGCAATGGATGCAGCAAAAGAAGGTATTGACTTTTGCGAAAAGAACGGATATAAGCTGTATGGTAATCCAACCTCCAATCCTCAAACAGGAAAGGATAACTACCATTATGCATTTACCGGTCCTTCCGGTAAGTTCAACCTCGATAACTGGAATGAGGTGCTTTTGGGTAACTCTAGTCAGAGTACAGTGAGCTATGTCATTAAGAACATGGCCCCACGTATCGGAGTGAAAGCATATTCCGGTGAAGGCTTTCGTGGTTACCTCGTCCCTACATTCGATTGTATCAGTCGCTATTATACAAAAAATGGATTACCTTGGAATGACGATCCCGAGACGAAAAACCTTGATCCGTATGAGATTGCTCCCGGAGACAGCACCGTACGTTTCCATCGTAACCGTGAACCTCGTTTCTATGCTTCCATTGGTTTCGACCGTGGAGAATACGAGATACAGGGTGGAAAGCGCATCCTCCATTGTCGTCGGGGTGAAGAACAACAAAATGATGGTGACGTGAGCCACGAATATCAGTCCGATAATGGTTACTTCTGTCAGAAGTGGGTATCGAAAGCTGATTCATACGATTGGAATTCCAAGAAATACACCAATAGTTCGTATGTTATTCCCTTCTTACGTCTGAGTGAACTCTATTTGGATTATGCTGAAGCCGATTTTGAATATAACGGAACGCTGAGCAATTTGAGCTTATCTTATCTAAATAAGATACGTGAACGTTGTGGGTTACCTACTTTTCAAGAATCGTGGGCGAAAGCGGGCGGCATCCCTACAGGCGAAAAATTACGCGAAGTTCTACATGACGAACGTAGCATAGAACTCGCCATGGAAGGTCGACGCTTTCACGACATCCGCCGTTGGAAGATTGCTGATAAAGAGATGATGCGCTATCAATCGGCATGGAATCTGGAAGGGAAAACTGCTGCAGAATTTTATCAACTGAAACAGATGAAAGAAAGTGGAACTCGGGTATTTGAAGCTCCCAAGAACTATTGGTTGGCTATTCCTTTGGACCAAATTCAGGTGAACCCCAACTTAGTGCAGAATCCGGGATATTGA
- a CDS encoding NAD-dependent succinate-semialdehyde dehydrogenase, with amino-acid sequence MSSIKTVNPATNKVEKEYEEMTGQQIDTILSNADKAFKTWRKTSFAVRAELLHNVATILRKRKEELGKLCSVEMGKLLREGIGEVELSADIFDYYATNGAKFLADSPLDTPNGKAFLSYEPIGVLLSVQPWNFPFYQITRSAAPNIMAGNTVVLKHASNVPQAAEIMEQIFAEAGAPKGVYTNLFVPGSKVSELVADPRIKGASLTGSEPAGASFASMAGKYLKKSTLELGGSDVFIVMPDADIDKAVKTATAGRLWNAGQVCVSPKRIIVQASVVDQFIEKAKSIFESAVVGDPLDPKTDLAPLSSEKAVEDVMKQVEMAVKQGAKLVTGGKRLNRPGAFMEATILTGITKNMNAYSEEIFGPVLVVYSVKDVDEAVELANDTTFGLGGTVFGTDTDKAVEVARRIDTGMVYINHVTGIAPELPFGGTKNSGYGREQSPAGIYEFVNAKLIRVTTPDAAY; translated from the coding sequence ATGTCAAGTATTAAAACAGTTAATCCTGCAACCAATAAGGTTGAAAAGGAATATGAAGAGATGACAGGACAGCAAATAGATACCATCTTATCGAATGCCGATAAGGCATTTAAAACATGGAGAAAAACTTCTTTTGCCGTAAGAGCTGAATTGCTGCATAACGTAGCTACAATATTGAGAAAAAGAAAAGAAGAGCTAGGCAAACTGTGCTCTGTGGAGATGGGTAAGTTGCTTCGTGAGGGTATTGGCGAGGTAGAGCTTTCTGCTGATATCTTTGATTATTATGCCACTAATGGTGCCAAGTTCCTGGCCGATTCTCCACTAGATACTCCAAATGGAAAGGCTTTTCTTAGCTACGAACCGATAGGCGTGTTACTAAGCGTTCAGCCTTGGAACTTTCCATTTTATCAGATAACCCGTTCGGCGGCTCCCAATATCATGGCGGGCAATACGGTTGTGCTGAAGCATGCTTCTAATGTGCCTCAGGCGGCTGAGATAATGGAACAGATATTTGCTGAGGCGGGTGCTCCAAAAGGGGTGTACACCAACTTGTTTGTTCCGGGTTCAAAGGTTTCCGAGCTGGTTGCCGATCCCCGTATTAAGGGTGCATCGCTCACGGGAAGTGAACCTGCGGGTGCAAGTTTTGCTTCGATGGCGGGTAAGTATCTCAAGAAATCTACATTGGAGCTTGGTGGTAGTGATGTCTTTATTGTGATGCCCGATGCGGACATTGACAAAGCGGTGAAGACAGCAACAGCCGGAAGGTTGTGGAATGCGGGACAGGTTTGTGTGTCGCCGAAACGAATTATTGTACAGGCTTCTGTTGTAGATCAGTTTATAGAGAAGGCCAAATCAATCTTTGAAAGTGCGGTAGTGGGTGATCCACTTGATCCGAAAACAGACTTGGCTCCACTGAGTAGCGAGAAGGCTGTGGAAGATGTGATGAAGCAAGTGGAGATGGCTGTGAAACAGGGTGCCAAACTGGTTACGGGCGGTAAACGCCTCAATCGTCCGGGTGCCTTTATGGAAGCAACGATCTTAACAGGAATCACAAAGAATATGAATGCTTATTCAGAAGAAATATTTGGTCCGGTATTGGTCGTTTATTCTGTGAAGGATGTGGACGAAGCTGTTGAACTGGCCAATGACACTACTTTTGGATTGGGAGGTACGGTCTTTGGAACGGATACGGACAAGGCGGTAGAGGTCGCTCGCCGCATAGATACGGGGATGGTTTACATTAACCACGTTACCGGCATCGCTCCCGAATTGCCTTTTGGCGGAACGAAGAATTCGGGATATGGTAGGGAACAATCACCTGCGGGTATTTATGAGTTTGTTAATGCGAAGTTGATCAGGGTAACCACTCCCGATGCAGCGTATTAA
- a CDS encoding glycoside hydrolase family protein produces MKASIFHIFLLFLCLPSICFSQITERKQPQEWKYLVKGARFMDRFLPMKGNDLSSDTWGIKGVIPRYVDNGIEDRIWSYWGGNIIKGKDGKYHLFVCGWLESSPKGHSEWPHSTVFNAVSNTPTGPFTLRNLIGKGHNPEAFRLKDGRYVIYVIDGRYVSDDINGPWEYGKFEFNPRDRAIIEGLSNLSFAQREDGSYIMVCRGGGIWISQTGLSEYNQITDKRVYPDVDGSFEDPVIWRDNVQYHLIVNDWLGRIAYYLRSKDGINWVIDPGAAYAPGIAVHKDGKKEDWFKYERLKIFQDNYGRAIQANFAVIDTLKGEDKPFDNHSSKNIAIPLNPGLLLTMLDNKPVDKHTKTIRLLIQAEQGFNPQTDIDFQSLRFGASSEVNFGRGSKVLKVDNKENDLIVTFDAKGNGITKDEFAPKLIGKTKSGELLYGYARLPYTNYVEPILSARAPHFQLENKKWYCNIEIQNFGQVASSDAKLKIETVKMGKKKQIVWGQISSLKPYEKIMSRFLCTKLAEDDLNSEFVVTIYSKNKIVSVFTIKSTEKQ; encoded by the coding sequence ATGAAAGCATCTATTTTTCATATTTTTCTTTTGTTCTTATGTTTGCCATCTATTTGTTTCTCGCAAATCACTGAACGAAAACAGCCGCAGGAATGGAAATATCTAGTAAAAGGAGCACGCTTTATGGACCGCTTTTTGCCAATGAAAGGGAATGATCTTTCTTCGGACACATGGGGGATTAAAGGAGTTATTCCTCGCTATGTTGATAATGGAATAGAAGACCGTATATGGTCGTATTGGGGAGGGAATATCATAAAAGGGAAAGACGGAAAATATCATCTATTTGTTTGTGGATGGTTAGAGAGTTCTCCTAAAGGTCACTCTGAATGGCCTCATTCCACCGTGTTCAATGCGGTTAGTAATACTCCCACAGGCCCTTTCACCTTACGTAACTTGATAGGTAAGGGACACAACCCCGAAGCGTTTCGTTTAAAAGACGGGCGATATGTGATTTATGTTATTGACGGGCGGTATGTATCTGATGATATCAATGGCCCTTGGGAATATGGTAAATTCGAGTTTAATCCCAGAGACAGGGCAATCATTGAAGGATTGTCCAACCTCTCATTTGCACAGCGTGAAGATGGTTCTTACATTATGGTTTGCCGGGGCGGAGGTATCTGGATAAGTCAAACAGGTCTCTCAGAGTATAATCAAATTACCGACAAACGCGTTTATCCAGACGTAGATGGAAGTTTCGAAGACCCGGTTATCTGGCGTGATAACGTTCAGTATCATCTGATTGTTAATGATTGGTTGGGACGTATAGCTTATTATCTTCGTTCAAAAGACGGGATTAATTGGGTTATCGATCCGGGCGCAGCATATGCACCAGGCATTGCTGTACACAAAGATGGTAAGAAGGAGGATTGGTTTAAATATGAAAGGCTTAAAATATTTCAAGATAACTATGGACGAGCCATACAGGCAAACTTCGCAGTAATCGACACTCTTAAAGGAGAAGATAAACCCTTTGATAACCATAGCTCCAAAAATATTGCTATTCCTTTGAATCCGGGCTTACTTTTAACAATGCTTGATAATAAGCCTGTTGACAAGCATACCAAGACCATTCGTTTACTAATTCAGGCTGAGCAAGGATTTAATCCCCAAACAGATATTGATTTTCAGTCACTACGTTTTGGTGCTTCATCTGAAGTAAATTTCGGACGTGGATCTAAAGTATTAAAGGTGGATAATAAAGAGAACGATTTGATCGTAACATTTGATGCAAAAGGGAATGGAATCACTAAGGACGAATTTGCTCCAAAGCTTATAGGAAAAACGAAATCCGGAGAGTTGCTTTACGGCTATGCTCGTTTACCCTATACCAATTATGTGGAACCTATATTGTCGGCTCGCGCTCCTCACTTCCAACTCGAGAATAAAAAATGGTATTGTAATATTGAGATTCAGAACTTTGGACAAGTGGCTTCATCTGATGCTAAATTGAAGATAGAAACAGTAAAGATGGGCAAAAAGAAACAAATTGTTTGGGGACAAATATCATCTCTTAAGCCGTATGAAAAAATCATGTCGCGATTCCTTTGTACCAAATTAGCCGAAGATGATCTGAACTCTGAATTTGTAGTTACCATCTATTCAAAGAATAAAATAGTATCCGTATTTACAATAAAGAGTACAGAAAAACAATAG
- a CDS encoding GNAT family N-acetyltransferase: protein MNIREVQLSDREKIVALLEQLGYPETDAFMEDKLISLLQDPNEIIVVAEDQNVIIAFISIHFIPQIALKGDFARISYFCVDENHRSNGVGRILEEYCEEVAKLRNCDRIEVHCHSRRQEAHEFYFRQGYIESPKYLMKSLK from the coding sequence ATGAATATAAGAGAGGTACAACTATCAGATAGAGAGAAGATAGTAGCGTTGCTAGAGCAACTAGGTTATCCGGAAACAGATGCTTTTATGGAAGATAAGCTCATTAGTCTATTGCAAGATCCTAATGAAATTATCGTGGTAGCTGAAGATCAAAACGTTATTATTGCATTTATATCTATTCATTTTATTCCTCAAATAGCTCTAAAAGGTGACTTTGCAAGAATAAGTTATTTTTGCGTAGATGAGAATCACCGTAGTAACGGAGTAGGTAGAATATTAGAAGAATACTGTGAAGAAGTTGCTAAATTAAGAAATTGTGATAGAATAGAGGTTCATTGTCATTCGCGCAGGCAAGAAGCTCATGAGTTTTATTTTAGGCAGGGATATATTGAATCACCCAAATACTTAATGAAGTCCTTGAAATAA